Proteins from one Embleya scabrispora genomic window:
- a CDS encoding STAS domain-containing protein, whose translation MIARLGTLGQEHPVTGVTIWRGCAVVHLAGELDLHNAPLLHRTLIELIDGGCRRVVVDATGLNFCDSVGLGVLIDAFKSMHAFSGELRLAAPDRNVRATLRMTGLIDVLGVRDTLQEVLDEFAD comes from the coding sequence ATGATCGCGCGCTTGGGCACCCTCGGGCAGGAACATCCCGTCACCGGGGTGACGATCTGGCGCGGTTGTGCGGTCGTCCACCTGGCCGGCGAACTGGACCTGCACAATGCCCCGTTGTTGCACCGCACCCTGATCGAGTTGATCGACGGCGGGTGTCGCCGGGTGGTGGTGGACGCCACCGGGCTGAACTTCTGCGACTCGGTCGGCCTGGGGGTGCTGATAGACGCGTTCAAGTCGATGCACGCGTTCTCCGGCGAGTTGCGGCTTGCCGCGCCCGACCGCAACGTGCGGGCGACGTTGCGGATGACCGGTCTGATCGACGTCCTGGGGGTGCGTGACACCCTTCAGGAAGTCCTGGACGAGTTCGCCGACTGA
- a CDS encoding 5'-3' exonuclease, with protein MIGLVTERLMLLDTASLYFRAYFGVPESVKAPDGTPVNAVRGLLDFITRLVEDREPTRLVACMDADWRPQFRVDAIPSYKAHRVAEEAGPDEEEIPDTLAPQVPVIEQALDALGIPRVGVAGFEADDVIATLATRAPTAVDIVTGDRDLFQLVDDARSVRVLYTVKGVAAHEVIDEAAVLARYGVPASAYADFATLRGDASDGLPGVKGIGDKTAAQLIVEYGDLAGVRRAAADPRARLTPARRARIVEASDYLDVAPGVVRVVRDVPLPPAAEWDRPLPTEPADPRALDTLRRQWGLTGPVHRLLDVLAARR; from the coding sequence ATGATCGGGCTCGTGACCGAACGTCTGATGCTCCTCGACACCGCGTCCCTGTACTTCCGCGCCTACTTCGGCGTCCCGGAATCCGTCAAGGCCCCCGACGGCACGCCCGTCAACGCCGTGCGCGGCCTGCTCGACTTCATCACCCGCCTGGTCGAGGACCGTGAGCCGACCCGGCTGGTCGCGTGCATGGACGCCGACTGGCGGCCGCAGTTCCGGGTCGACGCGATCCCCTCCTACAAGGCGCATCGAGTCGCCGAGGAGGCCGGTCCCGACGAGGAGGAGATCCCGGACACGCTCGCTCCGCAGGTGCCGGTGATCGAGCAGGCGTTGGACGCGCTGGGCATTCCGCGCGTGGGGGTCGCGGGCTTCGAGGCCGACGACGTGATCGCCACGCTGGCCACCCGCGCGCCGACGGCGGTGGACATCGTCACCGGCGACCGGGACCTGTTCCAACTCGTCGACGACGCGCGCTCGGTCCGGGTGCTCTACACGGTCAAGGGCGTGGCCGCGCACGAGGTGATCGACGAGGCGGCGGTGCTGGCCCGCTACGGCGTACCCGCCTCGGCCTACGCCGACTTCGCCACGCTGCGCGGCGACGCCAGCGACGGGCTGCCGGGGGTCAAGGGCATCGGGGACAAGACCGCCGCCCAGTTGATCGTCGAATACGGCGACCTGGCGGGGGTGCGCCGGGCGGCGGCCGACCCCCGGGCCAGGCTCACTCCGGCCCGGCGGGCGCGGATCGTCGAGGCGAGCGACTACCTCGACGTGGCGCCCGGTGTGGTGCGCGTGGTGCGCGACGTCCCGCTGCCGCCGGCGGCCGAGTGGGACCGGCCGCTGCCCACCGAACCGGCCGATCCGCGGGCGCTGGACACGTTGCGGCGGCAGTGGGGCCTCACCGGT
- a CDS encoding carboxyl transferase domain-containing protein, protein MSSPERVRALDLIDRVLDPGSFRAWNDPLPTLAAPDPDYAAELAAARERTGLDEALVTGEGRIHARRVAVVACEFDFLAGSIGVAGAERLTLAVERATAEGLPLVASPTSGGTRMQEGTVAFLQMVKISAAVAAHRAAGLPYLVYLRHPTTGGVFASWGSLGHVTAAQPGALIGFLGPRVYQALHDRAFPGGVQVAENLYEHGLIDAVVPPEELRRVAIRVLDVLGPDTAPPAPPGPTAEVSAEPLPDVPAWTSVRRSRDPRRPGLRTLLRHGARSVTPLRGTGEGESEPALRLALARFGVEGGPGAPCVVLGQDRTRQSEHGPFGPAGLRQARRGMRLAAELGLPLVTVVDTAGAALSPEAEEGGLAGEIARCLAELVLLPAPTVCLLLGQGSGGGALALLPADRVVCAQHGWLSPLPPEGASAILYRTTDRAAEIAGRQGIRAADLHHNAIVDRVVPEHPDAATEPVAFIHRIAEALREELDTLRTMDPATRLARRRSRYRRLGL, encoded by the coding sequence ATGAGTTCCCCCGAGCGTGTGCGGGCGCTCGACCTGATCGACCGCGTCCTGGACCCGGGCAGCTTCCGGGCCTGGAACGACCCGCTGCCGACGCTCGCCGCCCCGGACCCGGACTACGCGGCCGAACTGGCGGCGGCCCGCGAGCGCACCGGCCTGGACGAGGCGCTGGTCACCGGCGAGGGCCGGATCCACGCACGCCGGGTCGCGGTGGTGGCCTGCGAGTTCGACTTCCTGGCCGGCTCGATCGGCGTCGCGGGAGCGGAACGGCTCACCCTCGCGGTCGAGCGCGCCACCGCCGAGGGCCTGCCGCTGGTCGCCTCGCCCACCTCGGGCGGCACCCGCATGCAGGAGGGCACCGTCGCGTTCCTGCAAATGGTCAAGATCTCCGCGGCGGTGGCCGCGCACCGCGCCGCGGGCCTGCCGTACCTGGTCTACCTGCGCCACCCCACCACGGGCGGCGTGTTCGCGTCCTGGGGCTCGCTCGGCCACGTCACCGCCGCCCAGCCCGGCGCGCTGATCGGCTTCCTCGGGCCGCGCGTGTACCAGGCCCTGCACGATCGCGCGTTCCCCGGCGGGGTCCAGGTCGCGGAGAACCTGTACGAGCACGGGCTGATCGACGCGGTGGTGCCGCCGGAGGAGCTGCGCCGGGTGGCGATCCGGGTCCTCGACGTGCTCGGCCCCGACACCGCGCCGCCCGCGCCGCCGGGACCGACCGCCGAGGTCTCCGCCGAGCCGCTGCCCGACGTGCCGGCCTGGACGTCGGTGCGGCGCTCGCGCGATCCGCGCCGCCCGGGCCTGCGCACGCTGCTGCGACACGGCGCGCGCTCGGTCACCCCGCTGCGCGGGACGGGGGAGGGGGAGAGCGAACCGGCGCTGCGGCTGGCGCTGGCCCGATTCGGGGTCGAGGGCGGCCCCGGCGCGCCGTGCGTGGTGCTGGGCCAGGACCGCACCCGGCAGAGCGAACACGGCCCGTTCGGCCCGGCGGGGCTGCGCCAGGCCCGGCGCGGCATGCGGCTCGCGGCCGAGTTGGGACTGCCGCTGGTGACCGTGGTGGACACCGCCGGGGCGGCGCTGTCCCCGGAGGCGGAGGAGGGCGGCTTGGCCGGCGAGATCGCCCGGTGCCTGGCCGAACTGGTTCTGCTGCCCGCGCCGACCGTATGCCTCCTGCTCGGCCAAGGCTCCGGCGGCGGCGCCCTCGCGCTGCTGCCCGCCGACCGGGTCGTCTGCGCCCAACACGGCTGGCTGTCGCCGCTGCCCCCCGAGGGCGCGTCGGCGATCCTGTACCGCACGACGGATCGCGCCGCCGAGATCGCCGGCCGCCAGGGCATCCGAGCCGCCGACCTGCACCACAACGCCATCGTCGACCGCGTGGTCCCCGAACACCCGGACGCGGCCACCGAACCCGTGGCCTTCATCCACCGAATCGCCGAAGCCCTCCGCGAGGAACTCGACACGTTGCGAACCATGGATCCCGCGACCCGCTTGGCGAGGAGGCGATCGCGCTACCGAAGATTGGGCCTGTGA
- a CDS encoding amino acid deaminase/aldolase: MVSAAAPPVSAPAPTASADRSRYDRATAHLDAPLAIVDLDAFRANAADLVRRAAGTPVRVASKSVRCLPLLREVLALDGYRGVMAFTLPEGLWLAAEGVTDILVAYPSVDRAAYRRLAADAEAAARVTVMIDDPAQLDLIERALADVRPRAEVRVCLDIDTSWQLLGGRVHIGAHRSPLRTPEQVAAVAEAVGRRPGFRLVGLMAYEAHIAGVGDAPEGRALYGRVVRAMQARAGAELSRRRADIVRAVRAVAPLEFVNGGGTGSVERTVAETSITEVAAGSGLFQPRLFDHYTAFRGRPAALFALPVVRRPGHGCVTVLGGGYPASGVPAPDRLPQPYLPAGLTYHAQEAAGEVQTPLRGAAADDLRIGDSVWFRHAKAGELCERFDALHLVEGDRVVRTVPTYRGEGHTFL, from the coding sequence ATGGTCTCCGCCGCCGCGCCCCCCGTGTCCGCTCCCGCTCCGACCGCGAGCGCCGACCGGTCCCGCTACGACCGGGCCACCGCGCACCTGGACGCCCCCCTCGCGATCGTCGACCTGGACGCCTTCCGGGCCAACGCCGCAGACCTGGTGCGCCGGGCGGCGGGCACGCCGGTGCGGGTGGCCAGCAAGTCGGTGCGCTGCCTGCCGCTGCTGCGCGAGGTGCTGGCCCTGGACGGCTACCGCGGCGTGATGGCCTTCACCCTGCCCGAGGGGCTGTGGCTGGCGGCCGAGGGCGTCACCGACATCCTGGTGGCCTACCCCTCCGTGGACCGCGCGGCGTATCGCCGGCTGGCCGCCGACGCGGAGGCCGCCGCGCGGGTGACGGTCATGATCGACGACCCGGCGCAGTTGGACCTGATCGAGCGCGCGCTCGCCGACGTGCGGCCCCGGGCCGAGGTGCGGGTGTGCCTGGACATCGACACCTCCTGGCAACTGCTCGGCGGCCGGGTGCACATCGGCGCGCACCGCTCGCCGCTGCGCACCCCGGAGCAGGTGGCCGCGGTCGCCGAGGCGGTCGGGCGGCGGCCGGGTTTTCGGCTGGTCGGCCTGATGGCCTACGAGGCGCACATCGCGGGTGTCGGCGACGCGCCCGAGGGCCGCGCGCTCTACGGCCGGGTCGTGCGGGCGATGCAGGCGCGTGCGGGCGCCGAACTGAGCCGACGCCGGGCGGACATCGTGCGCGCGGTACGGGCGGTCGCGCCGCTGGAGTTCGTCAACGGCGGCGGTACCGGCAGCGTGGAGCGCACCGTGGCGGAGACCTCGATCACCGAGGTCGCGGCGGGATCCGGGCTGTTCCAGCCGCGCCTGTTCGACCACTACACCGCCTTCCGGGGCCGACCCGCCGCGCTGTTCGCCCTGCCGGTGGTGCGCCGCCCCGGCCACGGCTGCGTGACCGTGCTCGGCGGCGGCTACCCCGCGTCCGGCGTGCCCGCGCCCGACCGGCTGCCCCAGCCGTATCTGCCCGCGGGCCTGACCTACCACGCGCAGGAGGCCGCGGGCGAGGTGCAGACCCCGCTGCGCGGCGCTGCGGCCGACGATCTGCGGATCGGCGACTCGGTGTGGTTCCGGCACGCGAAGGCGGGCGAGTTGTGCGAACGTTTCGACGCGCTGCATCTGGTCGAGGGCGACCGGGTGGTGCGTACGGTGCCCACGTATCGGGGCGAGGGCCACACGTTCCTGTAG